The nucleotide sequence tagcaatgcgtccagaaacacaaagaaatagatagcacacactgtgttgcaaacctaggttctagcattcatagctgcatgatcaaactgtatgacagcacacactgcatgatcaaactaattcaagtaagcagctctgggacatttcatcagacacgtagtaggcagtgagccacgcactcaccgtgggggtgggaaagcagttgtctgtgcgctcctgaaggcctcgatgGTGGGACGGACGGCGTGGTGCTCCGGCTTGGCACGGATGGcgcggtgctccggcttggggcggtggacggtgTGGGGAGGTGCTCTGGTGTGGGGAGGTACTCCGGTGTGGGGAGGCgctccggcgtggggcgctaCTCctacgtggggcggtgctccagcatggggcggtgctccggtgtggggcggtggatggcgtggggcggtgctctagCGCGGGGTGGTGCTTCGGCGGcacggggggaggggttggcgcggggttgaaatgaattgagATAATTTCAACCTGcgccacttttatagcagtagctcatcactgctggttctgcttgtaaaccgacagtgatggggcacatcactgctgggtcactccccaaaccggtagtgatgtactatagcagttaggtgttaagtaggataagttttcgttttctttcaaactcctcctactggcgcaatggtTAAAACCCCTCAacatagcccccgagacccgtgttcgagtcccagacggcctaaatttttttgttctattttataaattattaatttattttgggaaatagctcatcactgctggttttgcttgcaaaccaacagtgatggtgtacatcactaccgggtcattccccaaaccggcagtgatgttgtgtagcagttaggtttaacttaggtgttaagtaggataagtttccgttttctttcgaactcctcctactggcgcaatggttaagacccctcaacttagcccccgagacccgtgttcgagtcccaggcagcccaatttttttggtttaattttataatttattaagcggtctaaaggtcaaaaagataaaataaatatgTTGCATCCCTAAATCAAATTGAAGCCTACAAGTTACAGAGCAACGGACAAACCATTAAGCTATCACCTGATTTCAgaaagtttgaaggaatttattcctttgagtgattatctgtccctACTTTGCGtgtaggcccttcaactccccggCCACGCTGGTCGCGCGGTTCCCATATGAAGAGCCGCTGTTTTAATTACTCGGTCCATGAAGCGTGGTTCCCATGAAGAGCCCTTCAGTTTACCACGAAGAGACGCCGCGTTTACCCATCCATCGGCTGCTCGCGCCGGTTCCCAAACGCAGGCGCGCTCCGTCTTCCCAACGCAGGCGTGCTTCGTCTTCCCAACGTAGGCGCAATGGCGGTTCAACTGCGGTTCCCAACACAGGTGCGCTCCGTCTTCCGAGGGGTGCGAGTTATTGCACCGTGATAAGTTCCACCATTGACACGCCTATATAAGCCAGGCCCCTATGCACACAGTTGGCTGCCACACCACCGCGCGTTAAGAAAGGGAAGCACCGCCCTTCCCATGCACACCTCGCCCCGGCCCTTGACCCGCTGCCATGCATAATGCCTCgccgcttgaagacaacatgggcgaaGCTGAACCCATCGTCCTCACGTCGCCCCCGACGCCTCCACCAACACTGTCGTCTGAATCGGACCTCAAGGTGAACCTCGAGGATGATCTGGACCATGAGACCGCATCGGAGGAGGAACCAGAACCTCTTCCGGTGGAGGAGGTCATCTTCAACTCGTTGGAGATGGCtcgaaaggaggaggaggaccgacaCCTCTGCACCATCACATAGAAGGAGACCGATGACTGCATCCTGAAGCGCGTCAtcgagatctccaaggaggaggagcaccACTGTGAGGAGGAGAAGCGCCGCcgcaaggaggaggagcgccgccatgaggaggaggaggagcaccacCGCCAGGAGGAGACCGAGCGGCGTCTCGCGATGGATGCGGAACAGCGCCGGTGCAGGGCTGAGTGAAAGAAGCGCGAAGAGGAGCACCAGCAGCAGGGGGGCGACGCATGCGGCAGCACCGAcagtaattagtagcactagtgattaatcaatgtcttaggtcgatgtaataatttactggtgctgaaaaaaccatgtcgtcgaatcctttgtttgatcatcatcaccttgggtagatactttgcattgcatatgacctctcgttttatttgcttacatattggatgttgcattttGTATTACCTCGTTTTGCTTACCTCGTTGTCACGAAGACCgtagtatatgatatgctacgTACCGGAGATCGAGGGGGCCAACAGGACCGTTGCTCTTCTAGATAATACCGTGTTGCAGCATGTCTGCCATCTATCACATCACTGTCGGGCTATTCTTTAAACTGGCAGTGATTTTCGTGTgtggttacagcataagtaacttatcttttccacatctttcgaatacctcctactagctcaacggttaagaccccacaacttagccctcgatacccgtgttcgaatcccgggtgacccaatttttttggtttaattttataatttattaagtggtctaaaggtcaaaatgataaaataaataaaccatgacacacatcctatactagcacaGCGGTTAAGTATCTGAACTCTGTAGCccaagacccgagctcaaactcgagggctggcacaattttttttaattttttatatatcactgtcggttttcaaaataaaccgacagtgataacaagcatcactgtcggtttcttctcatcactgccggtttcttgaaaccgacagtgatgtttatatatattaaaaaaatcttttatatactgaataaatagaagcatatgtattcctatgtcaaaatggcttgaatttttttgacaagcgtgtacacccaaattaagatcccacacatgatcttaggtttttctaatcatttttttattaattgtatttttttgtgtgctgaatgagacaaaagagggtgaatttcatcttggacccaatagattttttcatccacctccacaaaattcttatccctagggcacattagagtctgtgtaaaagtttggcaccattccggatcttttcgtgggtagactcagttcaacctataattaaacggtctcgtcgcgcgaaaattcaattaaccCTCATAAAGTAGTAAAccttctccggaaaatcccaaacttggtgtttccttcacacgtggcacgtgcaagcctaagaaaaagtttgagaccaatacgacaccagaatacctatgaaccacagaaaccttgacaacctatgtgtatagtcatagttcgatgaaagggcacatgtacctctgtgaagcatgtatactccgcctaagttgaaatggcttgaaattttttttggcaagcatgtacacccaaattaagacctcacacaggatcttaggtttttctgttcatttttttatttattatatttttctctgtgccaaatgagagaaaagagggtgaatttcatcttggacccagtagattttttcatccacccccataaaattcttatccctagggcacattagagcctgtataaaagtttggcaccattccagatcttttcgtagatagactcagttcaacctataattaaacggtctcgtcgcgcggaaattcaattaaacctcagaaagtagcagaccatctccagaaaatcctaaacttggtgtttccttcacacgtggcacgtgcaagcctgagaataattttgagacaaatacgacaccggaatgttacacgaattacatgcatgacaataattaaatacacaaagccgtacatattaaaattagaacccaattaaactatgaccttaaaaacctagctaaataagcattaattactatcgaaatcactgtcgggatcgatcgggccaagcacactaacatgcctctatagccatatatggtaattgatgtcatagattatgtatccgcttgtatcgatgaagtccaatgccctaaTGAGTGCACTCtttcgtgcctcacaataccaaaagaatggtcggccatagatgtaacctactaaacgaccactacccctgttagcaatccttatgcagtactgatgtccttctatagtgagctggccgaggtttctatTGCAGAAGACCCAATCGTAcctgagttgctccgtagcttggtctagaacggcccacaagccacatgcagcataggtaaggtcatgtagcgcaatctgcatgtggagaaaaagaaaaaattagagaatgttattacaataataaacaacaaataaccacgactcaggtataagtgaccattttaccacatccgcatggttgtagctcgcaaaccattcgcttgcttgcgggacggggatatcaccggcattcaaagcaagtgccttaaagtgcgagaaatcaggcacatcatagcaaatacgtcgaagtgcctctaaacaaatgtgcatggcacttaattgggcgcttatcacgttcGGGCTCTGCATTCCTGTCCcctggatatggttccgatgatttgaacccctcacagggatgaaaaactaagttcacacgtccatagccgaccacttgcattagatgccgtgttctcgatgatgtccgagataaagaaccagctaagtgttgttcacagccaatctattggggatatagtctgcgacatatatgcatgcaacaatgatattaaactaattacagttatttgttagcatcaaaaaataaaagatgttggaaaatatttcatacaatagctagaacagggaaccatggaatggccacattaggagtgaatgtctcatcgccagggtggaaacctggttcttgtggtgggggaggtccgttgttcataccacctgatcgataaaatgcaaaaaaatatgaacataaaatatatgcacaaaaaattcttccaagtaaaatgtgacaacataattaaatatagatcgaatacaaggaataagaatatatataaatgtagaatgcaaagaaacatgaatataaatatagatcaaatgaatatagatagaatattggagaagacaacatatcaataccattgaaaaatacaggagccatgaccaaatcacgtagagagagagtggatgtcttgagaagtgagagtgaaatatgagaaatgagactgagagagttcgtgggtgggtgggatcgatgtatgtggctggcaatttgttttatatagggggcatggacatcaatgcatgtttctaaatagaaccgacagtgaaagttactatcactgtcggtttttaaatagaaccgacagtgaaggtgactatcactgccggtttctaaatagaaccgacagtgaaggtgcatatatgtgaaggatatatttatttagatactacagtgggaaagttttaacaacaacgatatatttatttagatagtaatgaaatacatcaaaaaattagaaataagttacatatacgataacaaagaccttacactaaaattacatatatgataacaaagacatatttgcatataggtcaatgttaccatcaatgtgtatcaacacattataatttaaccacctcaggagcattcttctagcaccaacttgggtcaaacaacagcaccaaggtggtctacgagctataccggttggagatgataaggtggcatcgatgaatccatgcctctgctgtacagtccagagcacatcagATTCAGCTCGGCACCACAGCGGATGTCTCTATGAACCTCGTGGCTTCTCctatcttcggcgttgctctatcttcagtagcattcttctagtacctcatgtgtgcaccattttagtgcactacgatgcataacaatatctgtggtttgttgtgagaggaaaacattatatcatgactgataaggcctggctgaaaccaacatgcatggagaggctagctcctagccgagggccattttataggggctagcagtcgtggtacatttttatttctgaactaaagttgtcggggtaggtgggagcagtgttccaatggttgtggtcatgggagcactattggcatgtgaggagcatgaAACATCCTCAAATTCCCacaaagggaaaatccacagaatgaattataatatgatgaaaccaatagttgattccatcatattatcatatatcagtcgatatcactgtcatacatcataagattacaagATAAAAGGTATTACATcactgaggaacacacctattacagagttaatctagcggaagtctatcgagtgaaggctcctccttcatgggcaTCATCATAGTTGGCATAGTGCAGTGTAGATtccatcttcaaaccaaacttgagcataggcacgagacctcctaatccttctaaagtcaacacctctgagaagcaggaaatctgcacaccgccagatgtgtgcaggccatggtcagcaccgatgagctttagtggaaaagataaaagtaaaacaagggatctggcgatcctaatatttggctatggtttgcatccttagcgcatgagaagtaaataaacTATAATATATTAAAGATATCTAGTTTTGACACATTCCCATCCACCCACAcccacatccatccatatccatccactagcccatccatctccaccatcaccacatctcatcttacacactcaggtcgataggccgactccctctcggcacttgtctcaatggcccacagccccaaggctcacgaccgggtaataccccaaaccctggagggaggaaagaaggacttatctcctatctagtttaagcgaaacccaggaaaggtccatagccgacaagtcagcatatgtatcgatcgatcaaccatacactctgcagaggttgtacatacccacaagattagccatcctcggagtctagaatctcctaggcagaattctggtcgcttgctagcctagaacgatgacaccctacctctcagctctagaacatcccaagtctagtctgggatggctgatactgtgagtcgtagatagagccggggccgtccggatgtcaagagctgggtccacaaggcctcctgaagtctcagaagggtgggGGGGGGActgcgcgccccgtacctccctgCACACATTCACCTAGCAGTAGTGtcatcgctctaccaagtagtccgaccgtcccgcaccatatagggcgagtgggatgaaaaggattcccggtgagtctgagtactagtaagtccttagggattgaccaagccagaatgtcttcatcagggtttccattttacgtgccaccacagcacctccaccctgggcttctcccatcacaggttcacacccaaggccaccccatttaccatttacccaccacaggtattccatatccaagtgcccaggtagcactacatggcaagactcgccctaggctcgtcattattccagctcggtcgatgcaaccctcactctccacgcacccaaggcacacacgcagcacgctcataCTCCATCGAGTCCGGCTTCCCAAGCCAAACCATTCctaggggttcaccaccagcatcacatccccgatataatgtgaagtggagttaataataagtatagtggtgtaatatgcaagcaagcaggcaagtaagcatatataagtgagcgaatgcgcaaagcagggtgacgtggtagagtagGTTGCATCAGGgtgataatggctcaggtagtagcatgcatcaatatactagcaaatgattaaatataaagcaccagcagttctagatattttgcaatgtctaataggattctctaacagagggtgctgccatgacacctacgatgtagaggtagtagtggtacaattctccatttgttggtgttccattagcggggtcacctcctcctgcattgactccattccgcagtccttgtcgttgtccacgttctcttggtctGATCGTCAGCTACTCCACAAAGCGAcatgcaaggcaagagagcactcaacactcgaaaagatgACGAGATGTAGGAAATCCAATAACGCCAGCGAGACAATaagagatacacggcttagccctttcggcggttgtccgatttcctcgagccaaagaatcacaagtggtggtttactaagcacaagcttaagtcatggccaagccagtatggctttaggatagatggtttaaGCCAAAGCTTATCCATAGCAACACCACGGCTCACGTCCTTCGATCCGGGCATCATGGAAAGGACGGGAATCGGGGGACGGGCCCAATGAAggaagaacgacggggttcggctcttatagtcttatcccgcaagtcaccaTTGGATACAAGAAGCAGATAAGAAcgaataacactattgtgacttggctccaatgtacttcggctcgtccactatggtagaatgcggtagcgcaaagagattggacagcaacGGGTCCTCTCAATCCACACGACATAATAAtgtcgggagccgagaagagagttgctcagcaaaacaaaagaagcgggggctagctaggcacatccatgtcatgttctcagacacatcttcaggaaagatggttttagacggccgATCGGGTCGAAACGCACGGGTTCAAGGTACGACATAAACCATTGATTTGctaactaaaaagagatagtccggtctttgatccaatcgccatggacaaggcgggatcgaacagagtgggctaatagggcaataacagcaGAGAACGGAGGTCTACTCCTTCCAGCACACACGCCATGACAGAATATAGGGCATCGAaaggagcgactcactaaagaatacaagtgcgcaaaccacccatagggtacccgacctgggtgcactggcactaagtcatCTCTCTGATTCATaacggtgcggttgtcaccgcgagaatcGATGAAACGCGATGGTCGAATGGGGTACAAACACACAAGGGCTTGGGCACGAAGAAGCAAATGAAAGAGAGaggcatagctccatggtcatggcgagacggactcgcggccacaagctataccaacatgtgttggcatccatcgttccacgattgttgtctcccaggtcatctcccacaggctAGGTCGCAAAAGGCTCGATGTGagtgggtgatatccgcatcgatatcgatatcgatatcgaatcCATCGTGACCATGTCCTAGGGCCGAAGGTAGGAGTTAACACTCATAGTATTATGAAGTCAACCAAAgagcgaggggtcgagttacacttggCATCACGGCCATGGCGAGACAAATCCTGCGATCGTAATGTCTGaatgaggtacgatccctcagccggctcgaaaGCTCGGCACATAGGCAACAACATAGCGATAAGACACGACCAAACAACCCAACAAAAATggtggagtagcacattccatagctgggtgatggatagatcctgtaagacagtcatggatagataggtcgtaagaatagggcccaacaaggtagatatgTGTATACGGAAAGATGTGAGATGGGGCTTTCCATGGTCTAGATAAGACATACAACTTGGGTTCATGGTCCAGAGGGTACGACTCGCAGTAGATGGggtcatgatatctcctcaaTGGCACGCACTTGCAAGGAAAGGTGACCGGGATGTCGAAAAGACTCCACTTGTCATCGGTACGATGCTAGGGATCACACGGTTTCTCAATAGCTCGCCCTCGTTTAATGAGGCAGCCAGAATGTCGGGAACGGACTCAATACAACGACGGCATGGTGCTAGGTCATGTGGTGCATACCAAGGCTTTGTCCGTGAGTTGTGCAATGTGACTACTTCAAAAGGCCTTTAGTGCGGGTCCCGATAGATCTCAACGGCATGTTCTCGTGACTCGAGGTAGCTAGAACAGTGGTGAAACACGGGCACAGGGTTCCACGGAACCATCTGGGCAACCAAAAAGGGAATCCTGTAGTCCATGATGTGGTGATCAATACCACGTGGTCCAATTATGACTTCGGGGCTCATGATGAGGTCATGGTAACTCTTCGCCACGGCATGGCTTGGCCACGACGGGTTTTACAGGCGACAAGTCCTTTTCGGCGTCTCCTACGCCGTGGATCCATTTGGCTAAGTCCGGTCTCGTGCTAGTGAGTGCAGGCGTGTCTAGGAGTGGTAGAGTTCCGTCGCAACATCTGAGACGGCGATCAAGGCTTGACTCATTCGGGCGTGGTTCACGGTGGACGAGGCATGGCTTTAGAGAATGCTTCAATGGTAGTCGGCAACCACACCGGCATTGTGGTTCGATTTGGCTTGGGTTAGTCACGTTTGTGTGTGTGCTTGTGTCCAAAGGCCAGAGGTGGCCTCGGTCTACGCGTTCCATGGTTGGAACACCATGGCCGGTAAGCAAAGTCGGGGTTGGAAAGAGGGGCACAGTGGTGGCTCACTGAGGTTTGTCGAAGTGGAAGGATGTGACCTACGTTGCTCCATCGTGATCTTGGCGGAGCTTGTAGTTGGTCGCACCTGTGGTCATCCAACGGCTTTGGCTCATCCGGGTGATCAGGCGACGAAGATGTAGCACCTAATCGAAGCACTTGGGAAAAGAATTCGTGGTACAAGAGATAGACATGCGTAATAGATAGATCGTCATGAAGGGAAATGGAAACAAAGGAGTAGACCGGCAGTGATGGTCGGCACAGGCATTTACTAATCACGGATAGATAGATGATACATAGATGATGGTCATGTGCGAATGAAAGATAGACACATGTTCACAAAAGTGGGAAGGATATAGATTGCCGAAGAGGTGGCGGCTGTTGGACGGAGCTCAGCCATGGTTTGCGAAAGACGCCGCAAGGGGCCGGCTTCTTCCCTGCACATAGAGTTGCACGGCTCGAAGGCTGGGCTCAGCACGAGTAACGGTAGGGAGGGGAAAAGATGGGGTCCTGGGCTTTGGGTGCTCACCGTCTGTTCGGGTAAGTCGTTGCGGTCTTGGAACGGGGGCGCGTCGAGGTGCTGCCACCGTGCTTGGGGCATGGACGAACATGCTACGGCAGTGCATCAAGGCGAAGGCTTGCTATTCTAGTTGTAGCCTCAGCAGGCGATGCAGCTCCTGCTCTTGGCCATGGTGATGTCGGTGCGGGTCAAAGTGGAGGGCACTGGTGCGGCCTCGGTGGAGCACGACGACATCGGCGTGGAGAGGCTCGTCATGGCCAAGACAGGGTCGGGGCTTGGCATGGCCGCggccgaggacgaggcatggagcAGAGGCTCAAGGTGGACGTCGATGAGGTGGTGCAGCTGCGTGGACGTCGTAGGGTCCTCGGGCTCGGCCTGCGGTGGTTGTCGTGGACACGCTCGCGGAGACGCGGCCACGGACAACGTCGAGGACAACGCGAACGCAGGGGCGAGATGGTGCTCGTGGATGAGAGGCAGACGCGCGGTGGCGGACAGGCTCGGTGCGGCCATGAGCGTCGAGCGACGTGGCGAGGCCGGTGTCGTGGCCACATATGTTGATGCGACGTAGTCTTGGGTGAGGAGACGGAGGACGGCGCCTTGGGCTCAGCCTCAGGTCTAGGACGGCGCTCGTCCGGCGGCCAGGGAGCACGGCGTCGTGGGCAGCGCCGCGGCTTCGGCAGCGGCTCTGGCTTGGCGTGCTCTCCGGTGAGATGCGGGGCACggcaaggtggagtaggggcttgTGGTGGCGAGGCAACCGGTGGCGCATCGGAAAGTGGCTGCTCGCgtggaggaagagggagagggatggcggcggtggctgagAAATGGAGGAGAAGGGGCGGCGCTGTGGCGGCCTTTTATAGCGCTGCACGCTAGGGCTTCTAGGAGGCTCCATTCATCCTCGGCGTCCGTGCCCGGGGAGGTACATATGGCGTGAATCGAGGAGCGGAGCAggtgaggcgtgggtgagggtgCGCTAGCATGCGCGTCGCGCAGCGGGCGAGCGGCGGCGGTGCTGGGAGCTCCCTGCTCTCGCTAGGTCTCCCCGGGGCGGCTTGGGCCAGCTGGGCCACAGCTGCGAGCTGGGCTTGGTCTGGCAGGGAGAAAGCGGAGGGGAAAATGGAAATGGCTGCCTGGGCGACCGGGTTGGACAGCAGCTGGGACAAAAGGAGGGAAAGAGGAGAGGTGAGTTGGGCCTGGCTGCTGCTGTCAGCGTGGGCCGAGATGAGAGAAGGGGGGAGAGCCGGCTAGTTTGGTTTGAGGAAGAAAGGAAAAAGGATTTTCCCTTTTAATCATTTGT is from Miscanthus floridulus cultivar M001 chromosome 7, ASM1932011v1, whole genome shotgun sequence and encodes:
- the LOC136465868 gene encoding uncharacterized protein yields the protein MHNASPLEDNMGEAEPIVLTSPPTPPPTLSSESDLKVNLEDDLDHETASEEEPEPLPVEERVIEISKEEEHHCEEEKRRRKEEERRHEEEEEHHRQEETERRLAMDAEQRRCRAE